The genomic region ACTCTGCTGTGTCGATCGCCTGAGTCCGTTTTCACCGTTTGCGGGATCTGGAACCGAGTTACATGCATGTCCAGTGGGGGCAGGTTTAATTTTGACGACGGAGGGTCCTACTGTGGAGGCTGGGAGGACGGCAAGGCGCACGGCCATGGCGTCTGCACCGGCCCCAAGGGCCAAGGCGAATACACCGGCTCGTGGAGCCACGGCTTCGAGGTGCTGGGCGTCTACACCTGGCCCAGCGGCAACACGTACCAGGGCACCTGGGCGCAGGGCAAGCGCCACGGCATCGGCCTGGAGAGCAAGGGGAAGTGGGTGTACAAGGGCGAGTGGACGCACGGATTCAAGGGGCGCTACGGGGTGCGGGAGTGCGCGGGCAACGGGGCCAAATACGAAGGGACCTGGAGCAACGGGCTGCAGGACGGCTACGGGACCGAGACCTACTCGGACGGAGGTAGGTGccgcgggccgggccgggccggggcgGGTGGGACGTGCTTCCGATCGCGCCCCTTCTGTGGATCTCTGGGGAAGTTGAGCTGCGTCCTCCGGTTGGGCCGTGGGCACCAGGGGCCTTTCCCGGGCTTCCCTGGAGGCCACGGCGGCTCCTGGCTACAGGTTGCCCCGCTGCCTGGTGGGGACAGTGCCCCTGTGCCAGCTGAAGGGTGTTGGGGGCTTTCCAGGGGCAGAGCCAGGCGGGGCCCAGCAGAGCCTCCGTGCGTCGGACACAGCAGGCCGGAGACCTGCGGGAAGGGCCAGGCTGGGCCCGCGGCCCTGGGGAACCCAGCAAGGGCAGAGGTGGCTGGGAGAAGGGCCCCTCCCCTTGTTGGCTTTGCCCCCCACCCTGGAGGCCGCCCTTCGATCAGGCCCCAGCTTCGCTTCTGGTGTTCCTGCAGCGCCCGAGGGCCTTCCTCAGCCCCGAATCTGCCCAAGCCGAGAGAAAGGGAGTGATGGGGAGCGCTAGGGGCGGGGGATGCCAACCCGAACCAAAACAGCCAGGCAGTACACTTCTAGGTGGTTGGACGCGGACTAGCGCTGTCGAAGCAGGctgctggagggaggagggaggcccaTCTGCTCAGTGAGAGCCCAGGAATCTCGTCTTTCAGTGGCTGCATCGTTTTCACCATTAGTTGAGGGAATCGATCTGTGCCTTCATTCTAAGATGCCACCACATTCGGGGCAGAGCCGGGGCCGGAAGCCAGGGAgctgcctgctgctgctgctgctgctgctgctgctgctgtaagATGGTTTCTGTGCAGGGAGCCTTGGCCGGCTCTGCAGCTGCCCGCCTGCCCGGACTCTCCGATATCCACTCCTCAGTGCACCTGACACGCACGGAGCCGGTCCTTTCCTGGAAGCCAGACCCCAAACAAACTGGCTTCCCCGACCAGTCCACTCCCATGTGGGAGCTCATCCTCAGAGGCACTGGGTCCTCTGCCTCCCTCGGGCGGCTCGCCTGTTTCAGGCATGGATGCCTGGGAAGGGAGTGAGACGCAGCAATGACTTGTGCTTCTGCCGGGAATAAAAATCCTGAGCGTACGTGTGCTCTAGTCCTCCCCGCCCGCTCGCTGCCTCCGAGTCTCATGAAGAAAGCTCGGAACACCTGCTCCACGGCCACATCCAGGAGTGGCAGGGGGCTGGAGAGTAATTATTATTTTGGCTTATGCAACTGAAAAGCAGGGCTCGTTATTACCCGAAGAGGAGGAGGAGTCTGGGGCAGTTAATTATATAATGCTCCTGCCTGTCAAAGCCGTGCCCAGCCCCGGTCTCAGGCGGCCTTTTCTGTGCCGTTGTTGTTTTCATGGAGCAGGTTGGAGAGCTTCCCTGACCCTGGGGCGCTAAGGGCCGGGCGGGAGCAGACGGTGCTCCCTTGGTTCCAGGCtgtgggcctgtgtgtgtgtgtatgtgtgtgtgtgtgcgcgcgcgtgcagGCACAGGGAGGCCCGGGCAGCAGAtgtgggtggctgagacaggcagGCAGCCTGGCGCTTCCAGCTGGGCTGTTTGGAGCCCAGGGGCTGCTATCACCCCCAGGCTCTGGCCAGGAGGCTCTGCAGACCTGTCCTCCAGAGGTGCTCCTGGCTGAGCCTGCTCCAGGAGGACTGTGCAGGCCGGGCTCACGCAGGGCATGGGGACGAGAGGAGCCAGGGCTTTCGTTGTCTCTGAAACTCCCGAGAATATCTGGGGGTGAGGCTGAGCACCCCACTCTGCCCACGCTCCTCAGACATCTCCAGAGTCCTGAGGAAtcatttctttcattcaacaaatactgatgGAATGTTTGCTATGAGCCaggtgtgccaggctctggggaAACCACACTGAGCAAAGCAGACAGCCAGGTGTCCTAGGCTTTGGAAAAACCACACTGAGCAAAGCAGACACAGATCTTTGCCCTCACGGAGCTTACATTTGAGGGAGAAGGAGCGGCGATTATGTTGTGACTTTTTAGGGAAGAAAGGATCTGATTCTGTGGCTGGCCATGTAGTTTAGGATCTGACGGGTTAAGGGGAGAGATGTTTTTCTCTATAGGTCCACTTCCCTGGGCTCTCCACTCCAGCCAGACAGCTCCCTCAGCATCCTGCTCCTCTAAGCCCTTCCCCTCCTTGTGGTCCTGCCTGATCAtgtccattctacagatgaggccAGTAAGGCCCGGGCTGTGTGATTCAGGAGTCCCAGCCTTTGGCTGCAGGGATCCCCGATCTGTCTGGGACCAAACCCCCCTCGTTCTCGCATCACATTGCCGGAAGAAGCCCAGATTGTCAACATCCTCTCAAGGGGTATGCGGTTCTTAGCTCTCCCATAAGCAAAGCCAGGCAGGGATGCAGATGGGGAGCTTCATGGCCGGCTCTCCCTTTTGGTTGGCAACATGGCATGACAGGAAATAGAATTGACCCTTCTGGTCTTGGGGACTCGGGCCTGGACATCTGGGCCACTTTTCTGGAGGGCTCCCAGCTTCCTGTTGGGAAGGGGGTGATTGTGGCACTGAGTGTCCCCAGGCAGCCCATGGAAGGAGCCTGCAGGGTGTGGGGATCGCCAGAATGGGGCAGAGACCTCCACGCCTCCTTCCCAGTCAACTGGTGGGTGGTGACAGCCATGTCGCAGTGAGGAAGGAGTTAATGGCCCCAGCTCCACTCTGACTTTTCCTTTGCACAGGAAGTGGGGGAATATTGGGCAGCCATCAGCAAAGCTCTGGAACCTCAGCCCAGCTCTGGGCGCTGACTTGGGGAAATGGCGATTTTCATGAATGATGCACCAGCGGCCAGCGTATTCCACATGTAGCTGGAATTGGTGTGGAATTTCAGCTGGGGACACCTGTGccaactcctcctcctccaggtgtGTCCTCCCCTTAGGGTCCTCCCTGATTGAGCTGAGTAGCTTCTACCGTCTGCATGGTGAGGCCTGGGGGTGTGGGGTACAGGCACACCTGCTTCCAGTCACAACCCCAGCTTGCATCCTGGGCTTGAATCCCTGCCCTACATGCCCTGTTTTGTGACCTTGGTtgggttacttaacctctctgagcttgtttcttcatctttacaaAAGGTTGATAACAATACCTGTAAGGTGGGTGAGGATTAATTGAGAATGGTGTGCGTG from Pan troglodytes isolate AG18354 chromosome 18, NHGRI_mPanTro3-v2.0_pri, whole genome shotgun sequence harbors:
- the JPH3 gene encoding junctophilin-3 isoform X2; translation: MSSGGRFNFDDGGSYCGGWEDGKAHGHGVCTGPKGQGEYTGSWSHGFEVLGVYTWPSGNTYQGTWAQGKRHGIGLESKGKWVYKGEWTHGFKGRYGVRECAGNGAKYEGTWSNGLQDGYGTETYSDGGSGGILGSHQQSSGTSAQLWALTWGNGDFHE
- the JPH3 gene encoding junctophilin-3 isoform X3, whose translation is MSSGGRFNFDDGGSYCGGWEDGKAHGHGVCTGPKGQGEYTGSWSHGFEVLGVYTWPSGNTYQGTWAQGKRHGIGLESKGKWVYKGEWTHGFKGRYGVRECAGNGAKYEGTWSNGLQDGYGTETYSDGDATTFGAEPGPEARELPAAAAAAAAAAVRWFLCREPWPALQLPACPDSPISTPQCT
- the JPH3 gene encoding junctophilin-3 isoform X4 produces the protein MSSGGRFNFDDGGSYCGGWEDGKAHGHGVCTGPKGQGEYTGSWSHGFEVLGVYTWPSGNTYQGTWAQGKRHGIGLESKGKWVYKGEWTHGFKGRYGVRECAGNGAKYEGTWSNGLQDGYGTETYSDGGGWTRTSAVEAGCWREEGGPSAQ